One Solanum pennellii chromosome 10, SPENNV200 genomic region harbors:
- the LOC107001168 gene encoding katanin p60 ATPase-containing subunit A1-like: MMKKQKLENYQMVGVDAAKSKEEKMKIIFDKFDVNKDSHLGITELLGWIMAVEPTLSNDLQRLPFLLQIYLGNPSFLASSKGLSYSGFTHIYEEGHLNFDHDFNTINIQPPIHKGYAIRGILQQQQQQRSLMLQSQLQQQQQQCQQQEQHRSLMLQSQLVQQQAQQCASLATNTFSSNLRNTTQQVGGGISSAGPVSNIGITAQQMGGVISSAVQVNSYGNTMEQVGGLFNSTAQANSNGNSAQQVRGNLNSATEVNKNVNSAEQENAVKDVKSKVKYDGSHPELAARLEKEILDTNPGVKWDDVAGLSEAKRILQETVVLPLFMPEYFQGIRRPWRGVLMFGPPGTGKTLLAKAVATECGMTFMNISCSSLCGNWYGESDRLTWCLFELARAHAPTMIFIDDIDSLCSVRGSATEHETSRRLMSELLVQIDGLNNSNSTSGKMVTLLAATNFPGNLDEALRRRLEKRIYIPLPDFETRKELIQINLKSIELASEVDIEQVAQKTEGYSGDDLTNICRDASLNGMRQKIAGKTIDEIKNILKSEMLKIPVTMEDFLEAVDKIKPTVSSGDIQRHEKWYSEFGSSY; the protein is encoded by the exons ATGATGAAAAAACAGAAGCTCGAAAACTATcag ATGGTGGGTGTGGATGCTGCAAAGAGTAAAGAGGAGAAGATGAAGATAATTTTCGACAAGTTTGATGTCAACAAAGATTCACATTTAGGGATAACAGAGTTGTTAGGATGGATCATGGCAGTTGAACCCACATTAAGTAACGATTTGCAAAGGCTTCCATTTCTCCTTCAAATATACTTGGGTAACCCCTCTTTCCTAGCTAGTTCAAAAGGACTATCCTATAGTGGTTTCACTCACATTTATGAAGAAGGTCATCTTAACTTTGATCATGACTTCAATACCATTAATATTCAGCCCCCAATTCACAAG GGATATGCCATTCGAGGTattttacaacaacaacaacaacaacgtaGCTTGATGCTTCAAtcacaactacaacaacaacaacaacaatgccaacaacaagaacaacaccGTAGTTTGATGCTTCAATCACAATTAGTACAACAACAAGCACAACAATGTGCAAGTCTAGCGACAAATACTTTTTCAAGCAACCTCAGAAACACAACGCAACAAGTG GGTGGAGGGATCAGCTCTGCTGGGCCGGTGTCTAATATTGGGATCACAGCACAACAAATG GGAGGAGTGATCAGCTCTGCTGTGCAAGTGAATAGTTATGGAAACACAATGGAACAAGTG gGAGGATTGTTTAACTCTACTGCACAGGCGAATAGTAATGGAAACTCAGCGCAACAAGTG CGAGGAAATCTCAACTCTGCTACTGAGGTGAACAAAAACGTAAACTCAGCTGAACAAGAG AATGCTGTAAAAGACGTCAAGTCAAAAGTAAAGTACGATGGATCTCATCCTGAATTGGCTGCTAGGCTTGAAAAGGAAATATTGGACACAAATCCAGGGGTAAAATGGGATGATGTTGCTGGACTAAGTGAGGCAAAGAGGATTCTACAGGAAACAGTGGTACTCCCACTGTTTATGCCTGAGTATTTCCAG GGAATCAGGAGACCTTGGAGAGGAGTTCTTATGTTTGGTCCTCCTGGCACAGGGAAAACACTCTTGGCCAAAGCTGTTGCTACAGAGTGTGGGATGACATTTATGAATATTTCCTGTAGTTCATTGTGTGGAAATTGGTATGGAGAGAGTGATCGATTGACTTGGTGCTTATTTGAGCTTGCCCGTGCTCATGCTCCAACTATgattttcattgatgatattgatTCTCTTTGCAGTGTCAGAGG GTCTGCTACAGAGCATGAAACATCCCGAAGGTTAATGTCTGAACTTTTAGTTCAGATCGATGGATTAAATAACTCTAATAGTACATCAGGTAAAATGGTGACACTTTTGGCAGCAACAAATTTCCCTGGGAATCTTGACGAGGCACTAAG GAGGCGGCTAGAAAAGCGGATTTACATCCCACTTCCTGATTTTGAGACCCGTAAGGAGCTTATACAGATAAACTTAAAATCAATCGAG TTGGCTTCTGAGGTGGATATTGAGCAAGTGGCACAAAAAACAGAAGGCTACAGTGGAGATGATCTAACAAACATCTGCAGAGACGCTTCCTTGAATGGCATGAGGCAGAAGATAGCTGGGAAAACCATAGACGAGATCAAGAACATATTGAAATCAGAAATGCTGAAAATTCCAGTTACAATGGAAGACTTCCTAGAAGCTGTAGATAAAATAAAGCCCACAGTTTCTTCAGGGGACATTCAACGACATGAGAAATGGTACTCAGAGTTTGGATCATCATATTAA